Part of the Aerosakkonema funiforme FACHB-1375 genome, GGGACAAAGGTCTGTTTCACCCCGACCGACTGCCAGCGTTGTACAAGCGGAAGCAAACTATACATTAGGGGGAGGAGATCGGATTCGGATTGATGTGTTCGAGGAACCGCAACTCGGGGGAGAGTTACAAGTCCCGTTAGGTGGCCTCATCACGCTGCCATTGATTGGCGGGATCTCGATCCAGGGTTTGACGACAGAACAAGCATCTCGGGCGATCGAGCGTCGATACGCTCCCTACTTGAAACGTCCCGTTGTGACGGTAACGCTTTTGTCTGCTCGGCCTGTAAATGTTTTAGTTTCTGGAGAAGTGAATAACCCGGGTTCCTACTCCATTACGTTGGCGCAAGGACAAGGATACCAGTCTGGGGTGCAATACCCCACGGCCATCCAAGCAATCAAGCTAGCTGGGGGATTTACCCTAACGGCTGATATTCGTCGTATCCAGCTGCGTCGTCCGCAAACATCTAGTCGAGAAAGAACGATCGATATCGATTTTTGGAAATTTTTACAGGCAGGCGATCGGGGTCAAGACGCCATTTTGCGAGATGGAGACACGATTTTTGTTCCGACTGCGGCTAACCTGAGTGTAGGAGAAACAAGGCTGATCGCATCTGCGGGTTTAATCGGAGATCCAGAAAAAGCACGCACTGTAGCTGTGGTAGGGGAAGTTTTTCGACCGGGGAGCTACGTTGTAGTGGGAGGAGGCACAGCTGCTGAGCCAAGAAATCTGGGCTTGCCAACCGTCATCAGGGCTATTGAGCTGGCTGGGGGAATTACATCTTTAGCTGATATTCGCTCGATCGAGCTACGCCGCGCTACTAGAGCAGGTACGCAACAAATAATCAGTTTGAACCTCTGGCAACTCTTACAGACAGGAGATTTGCGACAAAATGCGATATTGCAAGATGGAGATACGATCGTTGTTCCCACAGCTACCGATGTCAACCCAGCAGAGGCAGAACAACTAGCTACGGCTAGTTTTGCTCCTGCTAATATTCAAGTGACTGTGATCGGAGAAGTGAAAACACCTGGGAGCTTAAGGGTAGCCCCCAACACTACCTTGAATCAGGCTTTGTTGGTAGCGGGAGGATTCAACAACGCTCGCGCTCATCGAGATACAGTTGAACTAATTCGCCTCAACAGTAATGGTAGTGTGTCTCGACGATCGGTACGTGTGGATATGTCCCAAGGAATTAACGAGCAAACTAATCCCCAACTTCGCAATAACGACGTTATTGTTGTAAGGCGCTCTGGTATAGCACGCATCGCTGACACGGTAGATACTGTTTTAACCCCTGCCACTAGGAGTAACCAATTATTCAATATTCCGCTGACAATCTTAGAGATTTTTAGACGATTGTAAAGCAGCCAACGCAATAAGGTTTACGCTATGATATGTTCGCGTGCTAGAGGATTAAAAATAAATACAAACTTTTTGGCAATATTAGTGATAAAAAATACATAGGAACCAAATGGATACCGAACCATACTATCAATCCTGGACAAAAAAAAATGGCAATCTGCCGCAATCGTTGCCGGCTAAATACAAAACCGAGTCGGAAAAAAGCGACGAAGAGAAATTGCTCAAGGATCTGAGTAAAATATTTGCGGCTGGGCGACGAAGGATTATTTTAATCGCTACAGTAGCGCTGGTAGTAACTGGTGCGATCGCTTACAAACTAAAGGATCAGCCTAAAAGTTATGAAGGTAGATTTGTGCTTTTAGTTGAGCCTGTAACGACCTCGGAAAATAAGTTAGTATCATTACTCTCGCAAACTGTAGGCGAACAAAATAGATTAACAATAGAAGATTTTACTTTGGATTACGAAACACAAATTCGGGTTTTGCGAAGCCCAAAATTGATGGTTCCAATCATAGAAAAAATTCAAGAAAAGTATCGCGGCGTTGATTACGATACACTGATGGAACAGTTAACAATAGAGCGGCCTATGAAAGAGAAGTCAGGGACGAGGCTCTTAAGTGTCAGTTACAAAGATAAAAATCCAGAAAAAGTACAATTTGTATTAGATAAATTAGCAGAAGCTTATTTAAAGTACAGTCTGAAAGATCGTCAAACAAAGCTACGCCAGGGTATTGAGTTTATTCAAGCTCAACTACCAGAACGCGAACAGAGAGTGAATATGCTGCAAGAACAACTGCAAAAACTGCGGCAACAATCAAACTTAATCGAACCCGGGAAAGTCAGCCAAACGTTGACCGAACACGCCCTTGCGCTTGAAAAAAAACGAGTAGATATTCAAGCAGAACTAGCTCAATCACGAGTCAACTACACTACCCATAAAAAACTGTTTGATGAAGGAAATATTGAGGCGCTACTGAGTGAAGACGAGGCCGCTTACACTCGATTACTATTACAGATTCACGATCTCAACACCGAAATTGCGGAAAAGTCAGCTCGATGGGGTGAGAAGCACCCAAGCTTAATCGCACTACGGGAAAAGCAGCAGGATTTAGTTAAACTTTCCCGTAAAGAAGCGGAAACTATTTTGGAGAAAGCCGCTGGGAAAATCCAAGAACTAGAGGCTAGCAACCAAATCATTATGCAAGCTGAAAATAATATAAGAAAACAAATGAAAGAGTTTCCAGCAGTGGCACGTAGGTATGCGGAATTAAATAGCGAATTAGAAGTTGCTACTGATGCTTTAAACAAGCTTTTAACTAAGTTAGATGCGCTACGGATAGATTCTGCTCAACAAGAATTACCTTGGGAATTAATTACTCCTCCTGAAATACCTCGGGACAAAGATGGCAATCCGCAAGCGGCTCCTGTAAATAAGAAAAACTACATTTTAGGGGCAGTTTTGGGATTGGTATTAGGGATTGGCTCTGCTGTTGTTGTAGAAATTTTTAATAATGTTTTCCACAGTCCGGAAGATGTTGAAGAGGAAACTAAACTACCAGTACTGGGAATAGTTCCTTTTGCAAAAGAAGCAAAAAGCTTCTCCAAAAATTCTGGAAAACTAGCTCGCATACCAATCATAGCTAATTTAAGCAAACAGGCTGGTAAGTATCTTGTCATTTCTAAAAATGCTAAACCCCAAGGATATATTTCTTCTCCTTTATTAGAAGCATTCCGCTCTCTGTATACCAATATTCGTTTGCTGAGTCCCGATAAACCGATCCAATCTTTAATAATCGGTTCTGCTACACCTGGAGATGGTAAATCTACGGTTGCGGTATACTTGGCCCAGACAGCAGCTGCGATCGGTCAGCGGGTATTGCTGGTGGACGCGGATTTGCGCCGTCCCAAGATTCACAAAAAGTTGGGTTTACCGAACGTGCGAGGACTGAGCGAAGTAATTTCTTCAGATATAGGATTGAATGAGGTAATCCAGCGATCGCCTTCTCAGGAAAATCTCTTTGTGCTGACTGCTGGCTCAATTCCGCCAGACCCAATTAAAGAACTTTCTTCTGAAAAGATGCGGCATTTAATGGAGCAATTTCAAGCCTTTTTCGACTTGGTTATTTATGATACTCCCCCTGTGGTCGGTTTGGCAGACGCTAACCTCTTAGCTGCCTATACCGATGGGCTTGTCATGGTGATCGGGCTGGAAAAGACAGACCGCTTCATGGCTATCAAAGCCCTAGATGGATTAAATATCGCGGGTGCTGCTGTCTTGGGTGTGGTCGCTAATGGTGTTAAAGGTTACAAAACTAAAGTCTATAAGGCTTATCAGCGAATTTAGTAATTTCTCACGACAAAAGTCGCTTCGGTGTCCCCCACTCAGAAACCCCTCTCTCAGAAAACTAGAGGGGCCTCCTATTTTATTTCACTTTTCCATAAGGGCATTTTGCTGGTTATATCTCGGAGCGAGATAGTCAATTATGTTTTTCGGCATCTGACGACTAAGACTGATTAGTTTATGCTCGCTCTACCGACTTTATCGTCGTTAGCGAGTTCTCGCTCAGCCTTTTTCTACAGCTTATCAACACTGCTTATCCCCCTTTGTGCAAAAACTTTACATTTCTATTAAAAACTTTTTATAGCTAAATGAAACGAAAGAGCATCCTTAAACAAAAATAAATAATAGTGATAGAAAAACTTATAACATGGCAAACATAGGTATAGCTCTGCTAAGCATTTATGACATCCGCTTGGTATTCCTTTCCACTCTCATTGCAATTGTTGCCTCTTATACAGCACTAGAACGGTCTTTTCAACTAACGGTAGCGGTAGCGCTTGCCCGTCAGATGTGGCTGGGTGGTGCGATCGCTCTTTTAATCGGCATTTGGTCTATGCACTTCGTTGCTGGGGGATCTTACCAATTACCAATGTGGATCGCCTACGACCCTAAAATCATCTTTGTCTTGATGGTAGTAGTAATTGTGGCATCAGTATCTGCGTTAAGAGTGACCAGCTTCAACGAGAAAAGTTCGGACAAGCTATGTTTTGGCTTCATTGGGATGAGTGTAGCGATTGCTACCATATGTTATGGGTGTATGGCTGTAAAGCAAATCGATGCAGTTGGACGCTTCGATCCAAAATTCGTGGCATTATCCGCAATCGCTTGTCTAGCGTCTGCGGTCGGTCTGTGGCTGCTATTCCATACTGGTAGAGAAGCCGTGGCAAAGCGCGATCGCTACCTCGCGGCTTTGCTAGAAGTAGAACGCAGATTATCGGCTTTTGACGACAACATTAACTTTTATGTACAAATTTTAGAACTCTTGGGACAAGCTTCCGGTGCAAGCCACATTTACTTATTCGAGAACGATCGCAATGTCAAGGGCTGTCTGGGGATGCGCCAGTGTGCTGAGTGGTGCTACCCCAGTGTGGAGCTAAAAATCGATCGTCCTATACTTCAAAACCTTTCTGATGAAGACTTTTTTCTTCGATGGGCGCATTTGTTAGCAGAGGGCGAAATTATTGCAGGTACAATCACAGAATTTCCAGATTCAGAACGTCTGTTTCTAGAAGATCGAAACATACTTTCTTTACTCGTTTTGCCAATTGTAGTCAATAGTAATTTGTTTGGATTTATCGTTTGTGCTAACTGTGTCGAAGCACGCGCATGGAATTCCTCCGAAGTAAACTTTTTGCGTGCAGTAGCGACGGCAATTTCCCACGCGCTAGAGGGTGCAATAGCCCAGTCAGATCTAAAAAAAACAAAAGCAGAATTAGAAATTGAAGTTTTGCAGCACACAGCCTCCTTAAAAAGTGCGAACGATCGACTGCAAAGGGAGATTGCGGAACACCAGCGAACCGAACAGGAATTAGAAAAATCCCTATCTCTACTTTGCGCCACACTCGAATCTACTGCGGATGCTATTATCGCAGTAGATGAACAGGGAAAAATAATCATTTATAATCAGAAGTTTATCGAAATGTGGCAAATACCCACATCTGCGATCGGCTCTTTTCTCGACGAGCAACTGCTAGCTTATATGACAAATCAACTAGCAGAAACCGAAAATTTTGTTGAAAAAATTAGAGAATTGTTCGCGCAATCGACAGCAGAATCTAGGGACTTCATAAAATTTAAAGATGGTCGAATTTTTGAGCGCTATTCGCAGCCGCAGATTGTAGGCAAAAAGATAGTAGGCAGAGTATTTAGCTTCCGCGATGTTACTCTTCACCGAGAGGCAGAAGAAAAAATTCGCTATCAAGCCACCCACGATCTCCTGACAGCGTTACCCAATCGGATGCTATTCAACGATCGCCTTTCGGTATGCTTAGCAGCTTCCCATCGGACGGGAGATATGTTGGCTGTGATGTTTCTAGATTTAGATCGCTTTAAGGCTATCAACGATACCTTGGGTCATGCGATGGGCGATCGCTTGTTACAAGAAGTGGCACATAGGCTAAGCGGCTGTCTGCGACAATGCGATACCATTGCCCGTTGGGAAGGTGATGAATTTACCCTGCTATTACCCCAAATCAGATATGTAGAAGATGCTGTGAAAATCGCCCAAAGAATTTTGGCAGCCTTAAAACCAACCTTTTATATCAACGGTCATCAATTGCACATAAGCAGCAGTATCGGCATAGCCTTTTATCCTAATGACGGTGAAGATGCGGAAACACTGATCAAAAATGCAGATGTGGCACTATGTCGTGCGAAAGAGCAAGGGCGCAATACATACTGCATATATACTCCGGCAATCAATTCCAGAACTTCTGAATTGTTAATTATCGAAAACAGTCTGCACCGCGCCTTAGAACGGGGAGAATTTGTCGTCTACTACCAACCTCAAGTTAATACGATCGCAGGGGAAATCATCCAAATGGAAGCCCTGATCCGCTGGCAACACCCTACTCTTGGGTTTATCTCCCCTGCCACATTTATTCCCCTCGCAGAGGAAACTGGGCTAATCGTACCTATTGGCGAATGGGTTTTAAGAACTGCCTGTAGGCAAAATAAAGCTTGGCAAGATGCTGGTTTACCGCCTATACGCATAGGAGTCAACCTTTCAGCCCGACAATTTCAGCAACCAAATTTGGTAGAAATGGTAGCGCAGATTTTGTCCGATACAGGTTTAAATCCGCAGTTTTTGGAATTAGAAATTACTGAAAGTATTGCTATGCAGAATGCCGAGTTAACCCGTTCAATTTTGATGGAATTCGAGCGGATGGGAGTGGGGATAGCAATGGATGATTTTGGGACGGGATACTCTTCCTTGGGCTATCTCAAAAAATTCCCATTTCACACGTTAAAAATTGACCAATCTTTTGTAAGGGATTTAATCACAAACCCCAATGATGTCGCTATCATTACGGCGATTATTGCTTTGGGGCAAGGGCTCAATCTCAAAGTAGTAGCAGAAGGAGTCGAAACAGAACAATTGAAAGAGCTTTTACACACTCTTGAATGCCAACATATGCAGGGATACTTTTTCAGTCGTCCCTTACCAGCTTCAGATGCCACTAAGTTAATGGGGCAAGCTAGAAAGAAGGATTTAGTTAAGCTTTCTTGTCTTGCAGGTGTTTCCTGCTGCACTAATTAATGGATGATGGGATGTGCAATGTCTCTACATTGCCACAGCAAACACGCTACGCTAACATTAGTAGCCGATGTTGAAAAACTGGCGAACCATGTCCAAGTGTCAAATGTACTGTTTCAGGGCAGATTACCAAAGCTCTATTCACTTTGATGAGCGCACTGTACCGGATTGGCTGCGTCTAGAGGCGGATTGGCAAGGATATAAACTATTAACCCTTCCAGAGGTCGCTGATGTGGCAAGGGTGCTGGGCGCTCTTAGTATAGAAGACTCTGCCGATGAATGGATATCCCATTTAGAAAGCTTGGGGTTGAAAGGCGTTCAGCAAGTTACTTGCGAGGAGTGGTTTGAAGACAGAAGATATTGTTGATCTACCTACTCGCTTTGGTAGTTTTTGTTGCTCTGTTTTGACTGAATGACCCCAACGTCTGAAATGTTAGTTTCCGTTCTCGTTGCTTTCTACTGCTTGCAAATATTTTTCAAATCCCATACGTTGTTCGGCATTATGCAGAAAGTAGCCGCTCATCATTGCAGAAGCCAAAAGCCGACCGAGATTTTCCCGCGTTGTGGTAATTGTTACGTCGAAGTGTTCGTGAGGTAAACCTCCTAACATTCCGACAAGGTTGCGTTCTATTACCTGAACTGCTTCCGGAGAGGGTTTGGAGAGGTGGGCGATCGTCTCTGGATTGAGAGATTGGACGTATTGCCACAGCAAGTTGCTGCCTTCACTTTGGTTGCCAAAGAATTCTGAAGATCGGTTTGAGAGATTATTCATAGTATTAACAGCCAATTTGTAGAGTTTTTTAGCTTTCTACAAACTAATGTAACAGAGGCAAGAGATGGTGTTCGCTGAGGCCAACCGAACGGTAGGTACGGATTTTCCTACTTTCGTTAATCTGCCACTTTCATCGTAGTTTTTCACACAAGGGGGGAATGTATCACCGATCGAGTAGGGTTTTCCCCAATGACTGAATTTTGCATTGGGGAGATTATGAAATCAAGGAGAAGTCGATCGAGTTTTTGCTTCTACCTAGAGATAAGTTAGAAACGACGACACGATGCGATCGCACGATTGGGAAGTGCGATCGCGTGTTATTTTTGGGGATATAATTACTTTGTTAGCAGTTTTGACTAACAAATTTCATGTTAAGCTAAATCTTAATTAATTTCAACTAAGATACGCACACAACCCAATGGTCATCAAATGGCGCTTGGCTGCTGTCATGGCAGACCGAGAAATGGACTACCGAGAAGTGGCGCGTCGGGCTGGTCTTCACCACGTCACTGTGAATAAACTGAAAAACAGCTACGAGATGCCTCCCCGTCTAGACCGTACTACGCTAGAAAAGCTTTGTATGGTACTCAATTGCCAGCCTTCTGACCTGTTGCGCTACGTCCCAAGTGAAGAGACGAGTTCCAATAAAGCTAGCTGATGTAGAGGTAACTCTACTGGAAAAACTCAAATTAAGGAAAAAATAGTATGAAACGCGAGACGATCGAGCTTTTATCCAGCCGGGAGATCGAAAAAATGCGTCAGGCTGGCCAATTCGCTGCCGAACTCCTCAATTTTCTCGAACCGATGGTAAAACCGGGGGTAAGCACGCTACAAATCAATGATGAGGCAGAACGCTGGACTAGGGCTCGTGGGGCCAAAAGTGCGCCCCTTGGCTACAGGGGATTTCCTAAATCTATCTGCACCAGCATTAACGAAGTAGTATGCCACGGTATTCCTAACGCTAAGCAAATTCTCAAAGAGGGCGACATCATTAATATAGATGTGACGCCTCTCGTTGACGGCTATCACGGCGATACTTCCAAAACTTTCTTTGTCGGTACGCCTTCACCGAAAGCGCAAAAGTTGGTGGAGGTGACGCAAGAGAGTATGATGCGAGGTATTGCAGAAGTCAAACCTGGGGCGCGTGTCGGCGATATCGGTGCTGCTATTCAAGAATACGCGGAAGCTCAAGGTTTTTCTGTGGTGAGAGATTTTGCCGGACATGGGGTTCACCGCATTTTTCATACTGCACCTGAGATTCTCCATTACGGTATCTGGGGGACAGGTTTGCGTTTGAAACCGGGTATGGTTTTTACGATCGAACCTATGATTAATGAGGGTTCGTGGGAAGTTGAAATCCTTAAAGATGGTTGGACTGCTGTGACGAAGGATCGAAAACTTTCTGCCCAATTTGAGCATACGGTGGTTGTAACTGAGTCAGGTGTCGATATCCTGACTTTACCGCCAGAAAATAGTAACTGAAATCTACATTAATTTATCGAGAAAGCGATCGCCTAATTTAGCTTAATTAAAAAGGGCGATCGCTTTGAACTAATTTACTCGCCATTCATCGCTCGGCGACTATCTAAACGCGCTAAACTGTTGAGTAAGGATTTAGTAAAATTATTTGAGTGCGATCGCATCGCTAAAAAAATATGCAAATAACACAACGGCGATACTACACGCCAGAGGAATATCTGGAACTAGAAGAGGCTGCTGACTCCAAAAACGAATATATTGATGGAGAAATCATTCCTATGGCAGGTGGATCTGCAAATCACAATCGGTTATCAGGTAATTTCTACGCTGCTTTGAACTTTGCTTTCAGACAGCAGGATTACGAAGCTTTCACAAGTGATATGCGTCTGTGGATACCCAAAAGGCGGATGTATACATATCCAGACGTGATGATTGTGGCGGGTGAACCGGAGTATTTCAACAACCGTACAGATATTCTTGTCAATCCCCAAGTTATTGTAGAAGTTTTATCGCCATCGACCAAGGGATACGATCGCGAAAAGAAATTTGAGGCTTACCGGACAATCGAAACATTACAAGAATATCTTTTAATTGACCAAAACAAGATTCGTGTCGAGCAGTTTTCTAAAGCAGGGAAAAAGCGATGGTCGTTTTATGAATATGATGAGGAAGATGAGGCGATCGCTCTGACTTCAGTTTCTTTTCAGATTGCGCTGGTGGATTTGTATAATAAGGTAAAGTTTGAAGTTGTTGAGTCAGAGGGCGATGCTGCTGATGCTGAGGAATTGGGTTGAAGAATGCGATCGATCGTTTTGAGTAATGTTACCTGTCGCGATCGCAACTGAACTACAGTAGAATTATACTTTGGCTTAAAGAAGCAACTGCCTATGCACTAGCGCCCAATGGAGGCTTATCTTATGGCAACTATCAAAACAGATATTTTAATTCAAGATTCGCTCTATAAAGAGGCAGATGCCTTAGCAAATGAAATGCAAATTTCTCAAAATGACTTATTTGCTCTAGCGATAGAAGATTATTTGCGTCGCTATCGCGCTCGAAAACTGTTACAAAGCATTAATGAGGCGTATGCTGACGATTTGGATTTATCAGAGCAAGCTATGTTAGAAGGAATGCGTCGCCACCAACGACAGTTGGCAGAAGAGGAATGGTAATTCGTCAGGGAGATATTTACTGGATTGATTTAGGACAGCCAATGGGATCGGAACCAGCTTATATCCGTCCTTATGTGGTGATTCAAAACGATGTGTTAAACTCTTCTCAAATCAGAACTGTAATTGTTTGTGCGTTAACTACTAACCTGCGAAGAGCAGGAGCAATAGGTAACGTGCTGCTTGAACTAGGAGAAGCCGATTTGCCGGAATAAAGCGTAGTTAATATTTCTCAAGTATTTACAGTAGACAAAGCTATTTTAAATGACAAAATTGGTACGCTTTCTAGGCAAAAATTTCGACAAATATGAGCGGGTTTAGCGCTGGTAACTGAACCACAGGATATAGATTAAATAGGTGAATATGTTCTGCTGTTGGAATAATCTTTTCTATCAACTATCTACATTTGTAAACTTACACAATACAAACCGATCCGATAAAGCTATGATAGCCAAAGAACTCCTAACTGTTAGATAGTGCCATCTAAGCTGGCACAAACCCGATGAAAGCCGATCGTACACAAACCCCATCACATACATCGCCCACCTTTAAACGTCCAGAAATACTCGCCCCAGCGGGTAATTGGGATTGTGCTAAAGCTGCCATCGAAAATGGCGCAGATGCTATCTATTTCGGTTTAGATCGGTTTAATGCCAGGATGCGGGCGCAAAATTTTACCGAAGCAGATTTGCCGAAATTGATGAGATTTTTGCACCGTCGAGGTGTGAAAGGTTATGTCACTCTCAATACGCTGATTTTTCCTAAAGAACTAGCAGAAGCACAACAGTATCTCCGTACAATTATTGCAGCGGGAGTAGATGCGGTAATTGTGCAGGATGTGGGAATTTGTCGCCTCATTCGTCACCTTTCTCCTGATTTTCCCATTCATGCTTCTACGCAGATGACTGTCACCAGTCCGGCGGGGGTAGAATTTGCTAAATCTCTCGGTTGTCAGTTGGTGGTACTCGCTCGCGAATGCTCTCTGAAAGAAATTAACAAAATTCAGCAGCAAATTGCGGAAAAAAACGCATCTTTACCTCTGGAAGTGTTTGTTCACGGTGCTTTGTGTGTCGCTTATTCGGGTCAGTGTTTGACGAGTGAAGCGCTGGGGGGACGTTCGGCAAATCGAGGGGAATGCGCCCAAGCTTGTCGGATGACTTATGAGTTAATTGCTGATGGGAAAACGGTAGATTTGGGAGATCGAAAATATCTTCTCAGTCCGCAAGATTTAGCAGGGTTAGAAGTTTTGCCAGAGTTGGTAAAGACAGGCGTAAGTTCTCTCAAAATTGAAGGTCGTCTGAAAACGCCGGAGTATGTTGCTAATGTTACTCGCGTTTATCGAGAAGCACTCGATCGCATTATGGCGGAGTTAGAAAAACCTCACCCCCTCACCTCCTTTCCTACGAGGGAAGGGGGAACTCAAACTCCCTTTATAAATGAGGAACGCTACAACTTAGAAATGGCATTTTCTCGCGGACTCCATACAGGATGGTTTCGCGGAATTAACAATCAAGAACTCGTTCATGCGCGTTTCGGGAAAAAGCGGGGAGTTTATCTGGGCGAAGTTACCCGCATCCGCAACGAACAGGTAACCGTGCGACTGTCAGCGCCGATCGAACCGGGTGATGGTGTCGTTTTTGACTGCGGTCGTCCGGAAGCGCAGGAAGAAGGCGGTCGCGTTTATGGGGTGGAACTGCGCGGTCAAGATGCGGTGCTGACTTTTGGGCGGGGCGATTTGAACTGGCGACGAATTCATGTGGGCGATAAAATTTGGAAAACTAGCGATCCAAAACTCGATCGCCAATTGCGTCAGAGTTTTGCTGGCGATACTCCCCAATTTCAGCGTCCGATCGATTTGGAAATATATGGCGAAGTCGGTCAACCTCTAATTGCGATCGCTCGCGATGAACTGGGTCATATCGTGGAGGTGGAATCCTCCATACCTCTGGTGGAAGCGCACACCAAACCCCTCACAACAGAGCGTT contains:
- a CDS encoding U32 family peptidase, translating into MKADRTQTPSHTSPTFKRPEILAPAGNWDCAKAAIENGADAIYFGLDRFNARMRAQNFTEADLPKLMRFLHRRGVKGYVTLNTLIFPKELAEAQQYLRTIIAAGVDAVIVQDVGICRLIRHLSPDFPIHASTQMTVTSPAGVEFAKSLGCQLVVLARECSLKEINKIQQQIAEKNASLPLEVFVHGALCVAYSGQCLTSEALGGRSANRGECAQACRMTYELIADGKTVDLGDRKYLLSPQDLAGLEVLPELVKTGVSSLKIEGRLKTPEYVANVTRVYREALDRIMAELEKPHPLTSFPTREGGTQTPFINEERYNLEMAFSRGLHTGWFRGINNQELVHARFGKKRGVYLGEVTRIRNEQVTVRLSAPIEPGDGVVFDCGRPEAQEEGGRVYGVELRGQDAVLTFGRGDLNWRRIHVGDKIWKTSDPKLDRQLRQSFAGDTPQFQRPIDLEIYGEVGQPLIAIARDELGHIVEVESSIPLVEAHTKPLTTERLQEQFGRLGNTPFCLGVLTNYLKSALMVPVSELNRMRREIVAKLEELRSQPKRWQLRSNVSFSDLLPAQESAPLASPTLIVLVRNLKQVEAALQAGIQTIYCEFEDPRAYREAVQLVHRKHLTEKSNTGEAFGEGNSHRTEKLSPKCFAPTKIWVAPPRITKPGENYILEQVRNCDADGYLVRNYDQLQFFAEYPCIGDFSLNVANPLTADYFKQQYKLERLTASYDLNISQLEDLLVNCPRHWFEVTIHQHMPMFHMEHCVFCAFLSDGTDYTNCGRPCEKYEVKLRDRVGTEHILQADAGCRNTVFNGTAQTGAEYVQRLIELGVSNFRIEFVNETPNQVIQTIQRYRQLLQGEITGSQLWRELKLQNQLGVTRGPLEKKS